A genomic region of Papaver somniferum cultivar HN1 chromosome 7, ASM357369v1, whole genome shotgun sequence contains the following coding sequences:
- the LOC113293004 gene encoding uncharacterized protein LOC113293004, which yields MLQGTLFLKRCDTEFLGCLRTSNVLLGITDSEIGFLDKVEDVEYEKRTGNVSLIVLLGITDSELGLLHKVEDIEYEKSTVNASLYFKSCNSCDFSWSQQLLAVTQFWCQNRLKVSTENLQRKFRHCKKQQHRLS from the exons ATGTTACAGGGAACTTTATTTTTGAAGCGGTGTGATACAGAATTCCTTGGTTGCCTGAGGACATCTAAT GTTCTCTTGGGTATCACAGATTCTGAGATAGGATTCCTGGATAAAGTTGAGGATGTAGAATATGAGAAGCGCACTGGTAATGTTTCTCTGATA GTTCTCTTGGGTATCACAGATTCTGAGTTGGGTCTTCTACATAAAGTTGAGGATATAGAATATGAAAAGAGCACTGTTAATGCTTCTTTGTA TTTTAAGAGTTGCAACAGTTGCGACTTCAGCTGGTCGCAACAGTTATTAGCTGTTACGCAATTTTGGTGTCAAAACAGATTAAAAGTGTCAACCGAAAATTTGCAACGGAAATTTCGCCATTGCAAAAAGCAGCAACATCGACTTTCATAA